A stretch of Lathyrus oleraceus cultivar Zhongwan6 chromosome 6, CAAS_Psat_ZW6_1.0, whole genome shotgun sequence DNA encodes these proteins:
- the LOC127098487 gene encoding uncharacterized protein LOC127098487 isoform X1, with protein MGDTNTESSDFTSEDEGTEDYRRGGYHAVRIGDSFNSGRYVVQSKLGWGHFSTVWLAWDTHHSRYVALKVQKSAQHYTEAALDEITILQQIAEGDKDDKKCVVKLLDHFKHFGPNGQHVCMVFEYLGDNLLTLIKYSDYRGMPINMVKEICYHILVGLDYLHKQLSIIHTDLKPENILLLSMIDPSKDPRKSGAPLILPNSKDKMLESTVSRDTKTSNGDLFKNHKKNIKRKAKQAAHGCAEKEASEGVDCNPETSGAVESSPNASSAREQTSSSAGTSKLSDADEAKSKEQGNRRGSCTVRQKLLASVDNKCKLVDFGNACWTYKQFTNDIQTRQYRCPEVILGSKYSTSADLWSFACICFELATGDVLFDPHSGDNFDRDEDHLALMMELLGMMPRKIALGGRYSRDFFNRYGDLRHIRRLRFWPLTKVLTEKYDFSEKDASDMSDFLVSILDFVPEKRPTAGQCLLHPWMNAGPRTLEPSVASSNHNPAAETATSDQKNKDKDEREAMEAGMGNIAINSDIKPLMHSPSNKASQGSRK; from the exons ATGGGTGACACCAATACCGAAAGCAGCGATTTCACCTCCGAAGACGAAGGCACCGAAGATTACCGACGCGGCGGCTACCACGCCGTCCGAATCGGCGACTCTTTCAACTCCGGTCGATATGTCGTTCAGAGCAAGCTTGGCTGGGGCCATTTCTCTACTGTCTGGCTCGCTTGGGATACTCATCATTCT AGATATGTGGCTTTGAAAGTTCAAAAAAGTGCTCAGCATTACACCGAGGCAGCGCTAGATGAGATAACTATTTTGCAACAGATTGCAGAGGGAGACAAGGATGATAAAAAATGTGTGGTCAAGCTTTTGGACCATTTCAAGCATTTTGGTCCAAACGGGCAGCATGTTTGTATGGTTTTTGAGTACCTTGGGGATAACCTCTTAACTCTTATTAAGTATAGTGATTATCGTGGAATGCCTATCAACATGGTTAAAGAGATATGCTATCATATTTTGGTTGGATTGGATTACTTACATAAGCAGCTTTCTATCATACATACCGACTTAAAACCTGAAAATATCCTTCTTTTATCAATGATAGATCCGTCTAAGGATCCTAGAAAGTCCGGTGCTCCTCTTATTCTTCCTAATAGTAAAGACAAAATGCTAGAGTCAACGGTTTCAAGAGACACAAAAACATCAAATGGAGATTTGTTTAAGAATCATAAGAAAAATATTAAGAGAAAGGCTAAGCAAGCAGCTCATGGGTGTGCTGAGAAGGAAGCATCTGAAGGAGTTGATTGTAATCCTGAAACCTCTGGTGCTGTAGAATCATCTCCCAATGCAAGTTCTGCAAGAGAACAGACTTCTAGTTCCGCTGGCACTAGTAAGTTATCAGATGCTGATGAAGCGAAGTCAAAAGAGCAGGGCAACAGAAGAGGAAGCTGCACAGTGAGACAGAAACTGCTTGCCTCTGTTGACAACAAATGCAAGTTAGTTGACTTCGGTAATGCTTGTTGGACATATAAACAGTTTACAAATGATATTCAGACTAGGCAATATCGGTGCCCAGAGGTAATCCTTGGATCAAAATATTCTACATCTGCAGATCTTTGGTCGTTTGCTTGCATATGTTTTGAGCTTGCAACTGGAGATGTGTTATTTGATCCTCATAGTGGTGACAACTTCGATAGGGATGAG GACCACTTAGCATTAATGATGGAACTTCTTGGAATGATGCCTCGTAAG ATCGCACTAGGGGGGCGTTATTCCCGGGATTTCTTCAATAGATATGGTGATTTGAGACATATCCGTCGGTTACGATTCTGGCCTTTAACTAAAGTGCTCACGGAGAAGTATGATTTTAGTGAGAAAGATGCAAGTGACATGAGTGACTTTTTGGTTTCTATCCTTGACTTTGTTCCTGAGAAACGACCTACAGCTGGTCAATGCCTGCTACATCCATGGATGAATGCAGGTCCGCGTACTCTGGAACCATCAGTGGCTTCTTCTAATCACAACCCTGCTGCTGAAACTGCTACTTCTGACCAGAAGAATAAGGACAAAGATGAGAGGGAGGCCATGGAGGCTGGAATGGGAAATATTGCTATCAATTCAGATATTAAGCCACTCATGCATTCTCCATCAAATAAAGCCTCTCAAGGTAGCCGCAAGTAG
- the LOC127098487 gene encoding uncharacterized protein LOC127098487 isoform X2: MGDTNTESSDFTSEDEGTEDYRRGGYHAVRIGDSFNSGRYVVQSKLGWGHFSTVWLAWDTHHSRYVALKVQKSAQHYTEAALDEITILQQIAEGDKDDKKCVVKLLDHFKHFGPNGQHVCMVFEYLGDNLLTLIKYSDYRGMPINMVKEICYHILVGLDYLHKQLSIIHTDLKPENILLLSMIDPSKDPRKSGAPLILPNSKDKMLESTVSRDTKTSNGDLFKNHKKNIKRKAKQAAHGCAEKEASEGVDCNPETSGAVESSPNASSAREQTSSSAGTSKLSDADEAKSKEQGNRRGSCTVRQKLLASVDNKCKLVDFDLWSFACICFELATGDVLFDPHSGDNFDRDEDHLALMMELLGMMPRKIALGGRYSRDFFNRYGDLRHIRRLRFWPLTKVLTEKYDFSEKDASDMSDFLVSILDFVPEKRPTAGQCLLHPWMNAGPRTLEPSVASSNHNPAAETATSDQKNKDKDEREAMEAGMGNIAINSDIKPLMHSPSNKASQGSRK, from the exons ATGGGTGACACCAATACCGAAAGCAGCGATTTCACCTCCGAAGACGAAGGCACCGAAGATTACCGACGCGGCGGCTACCACGCCGTCCGAATCGGCGACTCTTTCAACTCCGGTCGATATGTCGTTCAGAGCAAGCTTGGCTGGGGCCATTTCTCTACTGTCTGGCTCGCTTGGGATACTCATCATTCT AGATATGTGGCTTTGAAAGTTCAAAAAAGTGCTCAGCATTACACCGAGGCAGCGCTAGATGAGATAACTATTTTGCAACAGATTGCAGAGGGAGACAAGGATGATAAAAAATGTGTGGTCAAGCTTTTGGACCATTTCAAGCATTTTGGTCCAAACGGGCAGCATGTTTGTATGGTTTTTGAGTACCTTGGGGATAACCTCTTAACTCTTATTAAGTATAGTGATTATCGTGGAATGCCTATCAACATGGTTAAAGAGATATGCTATCATATTTTGGTTGGATTGGATTACTTACATAAGCAGCTTTCTATCATACATACCGACTTAAAACCTGAAAATATCCTTCTTTTATCAATGATAGATCCGTCTAAGGATCCTAGAAAGTCCGGTGCTCCTCTTATTCTTCCTAATAGTAAAGACAAAATGCTAGAGTCAACGGTTTCAAGAGACACAAAAACATCAAATGGAGATTTGTTTAAGAATCATAAGAAAAATATTAAGAGAAAGGCTAAGCAAGCAGCTCATGGGTGTGCTGAGAAGGAAGCATCTGAAGGAGTTGATTGTAATCCTGAAACCTCTGGTGCTGTAGAATCATCTCCCAATGCAAGTTCTGCAAGAGAACAGACTTCTAGTTCCGCTGGCACTAGTAAGTTATCAGATGCTGATGAAGCGAAGTCAAAAGAGCAGGGCAACAGAAGAGGAAGCTGCACAGTGAGACAGAAACTGCTTGCCTCTGTTGACAACAAATGCAAGTTAGTTGACTTCG ATCTTTGGTCGTTTGCTTGCATATGTTTTGAGCTTGCAACTGGAGATGTGTTATTTGATCCTCATAGTGGTGACAACTTCGATAGGGATGAG GACCACTTAGCATTAATGATGGAACTTCTTGGAATGATGCCTCGTAAG ATCGCACTAGGGGGGCGTTATTCCCGGGATTTCTTCAATAGATATGGTGATTTGAGACATATCCGTCGGTTACGATTCTGGCCTTTAACTAAAGTGCTCACGGAGAAGTATGATTTTAGTGAGAAAGATGCAAGTGACATGAGTGACTTTTTGGTTTCTATCCTTGACTTTGTTCCTGAGAAACGACCTACAGCTGGTCAATGCCTGCTACATCCATGGATGAATGCAGGTCCGCGTACTCTGGAACCATCAGTGGCTTCTTCTAATCACAACCCTGCTGCTGAAACTGCTACTTCTGACCAGAAGAATAAGGACAAAGATGAGAGGGAGGCCATGGAGGCTGGAATGGGAAATATTGCTATCAATTCAGATATTAAGCCACTCATGCATTCTCCATCAAATAAAGCCTCTCAAGGTAGCCGCAAGTAG